A genomic segment from Oryctolagus cuniculus chromosome 14, mOryCun1.1, whole genome shotgun sequence encodes:
- the NSA2 gene encoding ribosome biogenesis protein NSA2 homolog, whose amino-acid sequence MPQNEYIELHRKRYGYRLDYHEKKRKKESREAHERSKKAKKMIGLKAKLYHKQRHAEKIQMKKTIKMHEKRNTKQKNDEKTPKGAVPAYLLDREGQSRAKVLSNMIKQKRKEKAGKWEVPLPKVRAQGETEVLKVIRTGKRKKKAWKRMVTKVCFVGDGFTRKPPKYERFIRPMGLRFKKAHVTHPELKATFCLPILGVKKNPSSPLYTTLGVITKGTVIEVNVSELGLVTQGGKVIWGKYAQVTNNPENDGCINAVLLV is encoded by the exons ATG CCACAAAATGAATATATTGAATTACACCGTAAACGCTATGGGTACCGTTTGGATTaccatgagaaaaagagaaaaaaggaaagtcgGGAGGCTCATGAACgttcaaagaaagcaaaaaagatgaTTGGTCTGAAGGCCAAGCTCTACCATAAGCAGCGCCATGCTGagaaaatacagatgaaaaagaC TATCAAGATGCATGAGAAGAGAAACACGAAACAAAAGAATGATGAAAAGACTCCCAAGGGAGCAGTGCCTGCCTATCTGCTAGACAGAGAAGGACAGTCCCGAGCTAAAGTACTTTCCAACATGATTAAACAAAAACGCAAAGAGAAGGCG GGAAAATGGGAAGTCCCTCTGCCTAAAGTTCGTGCCcagggagaaacagaagtattAAAAGTTATTCggacagggaaaagaaaaaagaaggcatgGAAGAGGATGGTTACCAAAGTCTGCTTTGTTGGAGATGGCTTTACAAGAAAACCACCTAAATATGAAAGATTCATTAGACCAATG GGCTTACGTTTTAAGAAGGCCCATGTAACACATCCAGAACTGAAAGCCACCTTCTGTCTGCCAATACTTGGTGTAAAAAAGAATCCATCATCCCCATTATACACAACTCTGGGTGTAATTACTAAAGGTACTGTCATTGAGGTGAATGTGAGCGAGCTGGGCCTTGTGACGCAAGGAGGCAAGGTTATTTGGG gGAAATATGCCCAGGTTACCAACAATCCTGAAAATGATGGATGCATAAATGCAGTCTTACTTGTTTGA